One Methanococcus aeolicus Nankai-3 DNA segment encodes these proteins:
- a CDS encoding formylmethanofuran dehydrogenase subunit B, with product MEIVKDVVCPFCGTLCDDGVVLLEDGKIVGTKNFCRIGHAKFMHLAHGKRHTSPLIRQDDGELKKVDYETAIEESARILVEANWPLHYGWSATLCEAQQKGVELAELTGGVLDNTATVUHGPSLLAVQDRGYPTCSLDQPKNYADLVFYWGCNPMHGHPRHMSRYGTFARGFFRERGRPDRTVVIVDPRKTDSAKLADIHIQPYPGTDYILISALRMILNGVEPQQDVIAGVPKEQLYELYDIIGKHQFSILYFGMGMTMSRGKHRNIDNAITLVSDLNKHIKSVLMPMRGHYNVAGFNIVSAYETGYPYCVDFSKGYPTYNPGETSAVDALAKGHVDAMMNCASDPGHSFPNSALKTMAKIPVININPGITPTDVVSNIIIPSTYSGVEDSGTAYRMDCAPIRVKKVIEPQFEDMLTDKEILTKMIKCVKQML from the coding sequence ATGGAGATAGTTAAAGATGTAGTATGTCCATTTTGCGGAACCTTGTGTGATGATGGAGTTGTGCTTTTAGAAGATGGTAAAATAGTAGGCACGAAGAACTTTTGTAGAATCGGGCATGCAAAATTTATGCACTTGGCACACGGAAAACGACATACAAGTCCGCTTATTAGGCAAGATGACGGAGAATTAAAAAAAGTAGATTACGAAACAGCAATCGAAGAATCTGCAAGAATCCTTGTTGAGGCAAACTGGCCTTTACATTATGGATGGAGTGCAACACTTTGTGAAGCTCAGCAAAAAGGAGTTGAGTTGGCAGAACTTACTGGTGGTGTATTAGATAACACTGCAACAGTTTGACACGGACCGTCACTTTTGGCGGTTCAGGATAGGGGATATCCAACATGTTCATTAGATCAGCCTAAAAACTATGCAGATTTAGTATTTTATTGGGGATGCAATCCTATGCATGGGCACCCAAGACATATGAGTAGATATGGAACATTTGCGAGAGGGTTTTTCAGAGAAAGAGGAAGACCAGATAGAACAGTGGTTATAGTAGACCCAAGGAAAACAGATTCCGCAAAACTCGCAGATATTCATATACAACCATACCCAGGAACTGACTACATTCTAATTAGTGCTTTGAGAATGATATTAAATGGAGTAGAACCACAACAAGATGTAATTGCAGGAGTTCCAAAAGAGCAATTGTATGAATTATATGATATTATTGGAAAACATCAATTTTCAATATTATACTTTGGTATGGGTATGACCATGTCCAGAGGAAAACATAGAAATATTGATAATGCAATTACATTGGTGAGCGATTTAAACAAACATATAAAATCTGTGCTCATGCCAATGAGGGGCCACTACAATGTTGCAGGATTTAACATTGTATCCGCTTATGAAACAGGCTACCCTTACTGTGTTGATTTCTCAAAAGGATACCCAACATATAATCCTGGAGAAACCTCCGCAGTAGATGCACTTGCAAAAGGGCATGTTGATGCTATGATGAATTGTGCCTCTGACCCAGGACATTCATTTCCGAATTCAGCACTAAAAACAATGGCAAAAATACCTGTGATAAATATTAACCCGGGAATCACTCCAACAGATGTTGTTTCCAACATAATCATACCATCTACATATAGTGGTGTTGAAGATTCTGGAACAGCATATAGAATGGATTGTGCCCCAATAAGAGTTAAAAAAGTAATTGAGCCACAATTTGAAGATATGCTCAC
- a CDS encoding molybdopterin dinucleotide binding domain-containing protein, which produces MKKLEVLLLTGRSVWQGEGMESGKEGQKYKEACTKLDMNPADMAKLGLKDHDKVLLSSKYGEIVMEAVTAEQELLEGMAYVAYGTWVNVIVNPRTEGTGMPSFKGTKVTIEPTDKEIIENSLEVMEQAYL; this is translated from the coding sequence ATGAAAAAACTAGAAGTTCTTTTATTAACTGGTCGTTCCGTCTGGCAGGGAGAGGGAATGGAATCAGGGAAAGAAGGGCAAAAATATAAAGAAGCCTGCACAAAATTGGATATGAATCCAGCAGATATGGCTAAATTGGGGTTGAAAGACCACGACAAAGTATTGTTATCTAGCAAATATGGGGAAATAGTTATGGAGGCAGTGACTGCTGAGCAGGAGCTCCTCGAAGGAATGGCATATGTGGCATATGGAACCTGGGTAAATGTAATAGTTAATCCAAGAACCGAAGGTACAGGAATGCCATCTTTTAAGGGGACCAAAGTAACTATTGAACCCACAGATAAAGAAATAATAGAAAATTCCCTTGAAGTGATGGAACAGGCATATTTATAA